TATGGCCTCATCACACAACTTCCATATAAAAGTATACTTAATTTTAATAGTGTTAAAATGAGTGACCAAAAAGCATGTATGTTAAAAGATGCCTGCTGTCATATCTGCATTtgataaacacacaaacttgtattcatattttattttgtgcttaattttttctttgcatttcacAGCCTCCCTTCACTGTTCTTCAGCTTGTGATTCTCCAGGGGAGTTGCTTCATGTGTGGCTAGACCGCTGCTGACATTGCAGCTTTTCCCAATGGATCATAGCGTAGTTGATGGTGGTCTTATTTTCCCTGGAAGTTTTGAATGAGTCCTGAGGACAACTTTGCATTTTCCCTCTAAAGGCAGCTCCGGTTAAGCCTGCTTTAGAAAAGCTGGATAACGCTCAGGCTAACGGCTCCCTTTCGGAtcaaacttttttcttcttttttttttttgccggcTGTATCCATTCCATTTTCTCTGTACATTATCCTATCTGAGATGCATCCTTGATAACATCTGACTGTGTGGCCCTGCTACAGGCCTACCGAAGCACACTGAAGACAACTAGTACCAGAGATTTGCGTAAGCTGCAGGCCCATTCAAGATGTATTCATGAGCACTTGGGAGTTGTTAAACCAGACTCAATCGCATTCATGTACTGTAACTGCTGATACCAGCTCACTGGTACTTGAGTGGATGTAATCCACTTTATTCATGAACCCTCAAGCTGAGTCTGGGTGCAGCCTGGATGTTGCTGTTAAATCGGCTGTGGCGGTGATGAGGCAGGGCTCCTGGTGGCCTGTGTGGCTGACTGGGCAGTGGCCCAAGGTGATGTGATGGGGTGCCGGAACAGTAAGGTCCTCCCTGAGCCTCCAGAGGATGTTAAGTTGGACCTGGTCAAAAAGGTCAGTAAAGATGCTGTAACTGTTAACGGTATGGTTATGGCGTATGTAATCATGCATATCAACAGCTTCACTGTCCAGATACAGTGACATGGTGGAGCTGTCCGAAATGGCTTAAAGTCACTTTGGAGGCAATTTGTTtggttaaaaaggaaaataacatATGCGGCTTTTGAATGATGTGAAtatttcatcatcatccacaggAGGGAAAACAATACAAAGTCAAAGTGCTTTCATAGgtacatttatttcaacatgaaattttgcttttaaaagatCTAGATTACAACACAACTATGATTAAACAATGTCTCttcatataatatttttttagtccTAAGTATTTGAGGGGAATCTGTTAGAAAACTAATCTGGTAGTCTTTTGACTTAAtattaatttgtgtttttaaaagtaaaactaaaaaattTATATATCTAATCTTTTTGAATGTGGCTAATGGGTAAATGGATTTAGTCCCTCTCTACTCAAAATTCACAATTGGGTCTCATTCATACATAACTTTTGTCTGTGGCACACTGTGGATGTATCAGGAAAACTCGGGGTTAAGTATCTTGCTCGAGGATGCCTCTCTCATGTGGACAAGAGAGAGTCAGGGATCAATGCAACAACCTTCTGATTGGCAGACAACCTGATCTATCACCTCAGCCGCAGTTCTTTTGTTACTTTACACTGAACATATTTGGTTTTGAGACTGATTAGTGGgtgcaacaaaacattttattggtCTTTTTATTtaccaactgaaaaaaaaaaattgatttattCAGAAATGCTGTAAAATATCTATTGCTCCTACTTACTACACAAAGCTGCAGTGTGGAGACTGGCTGCTTTGAACACATCTAATCTGTAACTGTAGACATTGTATAGACAAAGAATATAAGTATAATTTAGTATGGTATTTTTTTagttgatttctttctttcattgatCTTCTGTGTATTTTGATGAACTGTGCTGTGTATTTTTCAGGTTGATCCTCAACCTCAGACAGATATCTATAAGCACTTCATACGAGGGGATGGCTCTGGAAGCAAGATGGGTGTGGCTGGTGGCGGAGCAGGTGACAAAGCAGAGATCACCTCCCCACATCAAGCCCAGTCTCACACTGCCACTCCCACCGCTTCAGCTCACCTCCCTAAGGACCTGTCCGAATTGCCGGATCCTCAGCGAAGGAAAGTGGCGAAATACAGAGCTAAGTTTGATCCCCGGGTTACAGCCAAGTACGAGATCAAAGCTTTGATAGGCCGGGGAAGCTTTAGCCGTGTGGTCCGCGTGGAGCACAAGAGCACCCGACAGCCATACGCAATCAAAATGATCGAGACCCGGTACCGTGAGGGGAGGGAGGTGTGCGAGTCAGAGCTGTGTGTTCTGCGTCGTGTTCGTCATACTAATATAATCCAACTCATGGAGGTCTTCGAGACAGCTGAGCGTGTCTACATGGTCATGGAGCTGGCCACTGGAGGAGAACTTTTCGATCGGATCATCGCACGCGGCTCCTTCACAGAGCGGGACGCCACACGGGTGTTGCAGATGGTGCTGGATGGCGTCAAGTATCTCCACACTTTGGGGATCACTCACCGAGACTTGAAGCCTGAGAACTTGCTCTACTACCACCCGGGACCTGATTCCAAGATCATCATCACTGATTTTGGTTTGGCCAGTAGTAGGAAAAAGGGAGGCGAGTGTTTGATGAAGACCACCTGCGGCACACCGGAGTACATAGCGCCTGAAATCCTAGTGAGGAAGCCGTACACAAACGCTGTGGACATGTGGGCGCTTGGGGTGATTTCCTACATCCTGATGAGTGGAACCATGCCCTTCGAGGACGACAATCGCATGAGGCTCTACCGGCAGATCCTCAAAGGGAAATACAGCTTTTCTGGAGAGGTGAGGAGTTAAATCTGTTGCTCACTTTTCCCTTACACCAGCACACTTCGGTCGTATTAGGAATGCATTCCTCAGACTGCAGGGGGCTTTGTCAACAGATTTCCAGGAAGTTAAGCTTGTGAGGTGAAACGTTTGTAACCCAGATACATACACTGTGTCTTTTTTTGGACTTCAAATCCTTCACAATTCTCCACTTTTTATGTGTCATTTCACGTAAACTGGTACCTTGTACACTGGAGCACTCTCAGTAATTTGTCTTTTCTAAATCAATTCAGAAGAATGCTGAGTAGTCCATTCCTTTGTTTCACAGTGTGGGATGTTAATGTTACCAAAGGGGCCCGTGGTTAATGTTTGCCCCACATACAACCACTCCAGCGTGAATAATCGCTGAGTAGTTTTGTAATATTTAATGAGAAGCAGTTGAATCATCTGAGTTTTCTGGGGATTTGGCCAGATTTTTAACTTCTCAAATATCTGACAGCTAAGATAAGGCCAGATCAGGGATGTTTAATAATTGAAAACACTTCCAAGGAGCCAGTATTTTGCTTCAGCACAGACTCTGGCTGAACCAGCTGTGCTGCATACAGAGTTTTCCTTGAAATAAGTAAATAGAGCTTTTCACTAGAACCGACCTTTACACATTTTGAGGATAAGTTTGTACTTTATAAACAGTTCAGAAGACCTCGAGAGTAACGAGAAGAATATCTCTGGACATTCACAACATTTCTttggcaaaaacaacaaacagcagaAGCTACTTTCTCAGGACATTTCTGGGACAAATTATAAACAGTGTTTATAAAATTTCCAAACAGCTGTCTCTATACGTCCAAAAGATACAGAGCAACATTTTTCATTGATCTACCATTACTCAAAGATGTAGCTGAGGTTATAGCGTCTGTGCTCATTAGCTAGTTGCTGTCCATGGCCAGTTAAGGAGTGCATGGTGGGCttataaaaatttttttttctcataaaaacagctgcctgCTGTAGGCAAATCTTAGTGCTATGAAAGTAAATCACATTTCACACGTCATTTCAgcctttttacaattttttcattgtaaaaatattcattttgctgttttataGTTTTCTTCTTCATAAAGGTGTTTTCATTCAATGTTTGTTCACCATAAAAtattgtgtgcatgttttaaaGCATATTGttgaacagtttcagttttcaaaagacTAAGTTGAATCTAATGCCTATCCGTGTTTGCTagcttgcagtgttttgtggtgCATTACTGCACTACAATTTGCAGGAACATTTGTTGGCTAATGATCGTAACCCATCCTTTAGTAGCCTGTGAATGTCTACTAGTGGTCAAACCATTCACAAGGTTTGAACTGCTTCCATATGAGTGCAGAGCATTGCCCTCAAAAGAGCTAAATACTTAGACTTAGAGACTtagagctttttattgtcattgtgcagtttcttgcacagcGAAATTGGGTAGCTGAACCACAAAGGTGCTAaagtaagaagaagagaaaccaaTATACAACGAAggcggaaaataaataaataattaagtaaATAGAAAGCTATACCAAATGGGCAGTACTTTTGCAAGATACCAAATCAGACTAATGAGCCTCACTTATGTGAATTCGTCAGGGTTTGCCAGTAATGCCAGTCAGAGACCTTCTGTACGTGTGGTCACGTCAATGTTTTTGAGAAATCCCAAAGCTGTTCTTGAAGAAAAGCTTGTCCTGATTGGAGGAGCTGCGGTAGAGCAGGCTTGAATGTGCTTCCCTTGGGGACGTTGGTCTTTACAGCTGTGATAAATAATATTCACATTTACAGCTCCATTTCAGGATATAACACAGCCCAGTCATTGTTATAGGGTGGGGGAGAATTGTATTGAGGTGggttatatgtatatatgtcatGTATTTTTAGCCAGCACTGGTGATTTACCTGCTGTGGGATTTGAAGTGGGGTAGTTGTCTGCTGGGAAACTGAAAACACAGCTAGTTGCCAAGCAGGACATtatgtaaagtgtgtgtgtgagaagagGCATGCAGGATGGATGTTCCCAATTCCTGTCTAAGTAGAAATAGTTTAACTCATCACCAGGAACTTACAGTAAAAAGAGTCCATGTCAGAGTTAACGTTAAAAAAGGCTTTTACCGAGAGTAAAAGGCTTTAACTTTTAACATCTTGAGAACAGCCACTCAAAATGTATGCATTGGGCAATTTTAATTTGCTTAATAAAATAACTTAATTAACTTATTGTAGATGCTTTACTAGTACTGCTCATTgctgctttgtgtttctgctgccaTCTTGTGTCCACTGGGAAAAACCCTGCCAACATTTCTCAAGATTAATGCTATAGCTACTCATTTCATGCTCTTTGAACACAAATTTTTTGCTTTGCAACTTTTGTTGGGGGACCGAAAGTGGCTTCCAATGAAAGTGTTCTCCATATATTCTTGGCGTAAATATTTTGCACATCAGTAAGCTTTTTCTGTTGGACAACCACCGATTTGTATTTCAGAGAAAATTTGTTGGTTTTATCAGATGTGCAAAGCTTTTACAAGCCTTCTGTATATACTGTTATGTTAAGGAGATGCATggaaagtgaaatgtttttgcttcagTCTGCTTCGACTCTTATCATTAGTTTCAGCTAGTTGTACCTAATATACAATGAACCTCTTCTATAAAGTATATAAAGAAATTTGGTAAAATTCAACCAGTTGGTTTTATTTCAGTCTTTCTCCCTTGCCTGTCTTCCCTCTGCAGCCATGGCCCAGTGTGTCCAACCTTGCCAAAGACTTTGTAGAGCGTGTTCTGACAGTGGATCCCAGTGAGCGACTTACCGCCGGTCAGGCCCTCAAGCACCCCTGGATCGTCAGCATGGCAGCCTCGTCGTCCATGAAGAACCTGCAGCGTTGCATATCTCACAACCTCCTGAAGCGTGCGTCCTCACGCTGCCACAGCACCAAGTCATCCCAGTCCACGCGCTCCAGCCGCTCAACCAAATCCAACAAGGCTCGGCGGGTGAGAGAGAAGGAGCTGCGAGAGCTGAACCGGCGCTATCAGCAGCAGTACGATGGCTGAAGCAAGGCCCAACAGCCAGCGACTGTAGCGgaccttctttcttctttttttttttttttcctttaaacaaCACAGCAATGACTGAAGCTTTGAGTTGCTGCCAGTGTTTGGGGGGCAAAAGTGTCTTGAAGTCCCACATTTCTGCCTTAAAACAAGGATAATGACTTGACTAAATCCATGACTCTAAAATGACAAAGCTGAAAAGTAACTGAGACTGTAGAACAAGTCAGAAAGATGACAAAATCATTCAACGTCTATGGCAGTGTGTTGCAACTGCTCCATCCACTCTTTCACATTTACTTTTAGCAGAATGGTGCCTTTCACTTTCCTTGTGTTCTCCCGTTCCCTGTGtcgctacatatttatttattattgttgacATGATTATTAGTCTCCATTCAAATGGTCACTGGATAATGACCTTCCACAAGGATCTGTTGAACAGAGTTCTGGATACTGACATTACTAAGAGGAAAGAGATTCTTCAGAAGAGGAGGGAAACACATTCCTCTCACTCATTTCTGATTGCTGTGAATTTATTATTGTGCTAATTGTATAGACTTTGATTTGAGATGTGGTTAATCATATCGAGCTGCAACATAATCACACCGTTTTAGGCCAAAATGATTTAGTCAGTCCAAAGCTTAGCTACTCTTGCCATTATTGTTAAGATCCTAAAACTATCAAAAGATTgtgaagctctttttttttttttttttttttgcgtcgCTGTTAAATCTTAGTTGTGTTAGGCAATAATAGATTATTGCCTAACGCAGCCTGTGTCATTTTGATTTGACATTGCTCGTAAAGTACCAGCGATGAGCCTTTCCTTGTTGTACAGCAGGGATTTGTCTTAATAATGGAAAATGGCCATTGAGTTTTCTTGATCACCGGCACGTGAATCTTAGTCACAGATACACAGGCTGCTTTGGGTTTCCATGAGCTTTTCATACTGTCTTTAGAAATGTAGCCTAGCTTTAAAATAATTGTGTAAGATTTATTATGAATTGATTATTTTCACCGAGTAATTTCCAGGTGTTATGACACTCTACCATTAGCTTATTGAGCTAGCCAAGTGACAGAAATGGCATTGCCCTGCTGTGAAAGAGCTTAACAAAGCTAtggtaaaataatttaaaaaatattcttgGAAGCATGGTAAATTTAAATTAGATTCCACAAAAGTGCCACACATTGCAAATTGTTATGATAACAGTAGAGTGACCAAGTAACTTTAGATAGGTTAGCGTTTTAGGAGCTTGCCTGTTCTTTCAAAACTGAGTAAATGCTAATTCTGAAACTCTAATATCTTTATGTaagcatatttaaataaaacaagtagGAAATCAGATATCAAGAAATCATTTTCTCCAAAAACTTAATTTCTATTGTTGGTATTATATATGTTGTAACTGTAACATATTTTTTAAGGTGTAAGTCAGTTTAGTAAGTGTGTAGTTTGTTTCCTAAATCTTAAGAAGCACTCTATTTACAAACTTCATACATTTATTCCACTACATTTAAGTTTTGATGCAGCCTTGTCTTAAAGTCCCACCAACTTTGTCCCAAAATGTTACTCAGAACAGGAGACATATTACAGAGtatgctttagaaaaatatGGAAGGAAAATGATGAAGATAAACAGACAACTGATGCTAAGCAACTGATATCTAATGTTGGGCTTGCTCTAATTGGCTTGGAGAAAATCATTTGAAAAACCCACATATAGTCATGGAGTTTGTGGAGATTAAAGGgattgtgttttggtttttcgtAATGTATTTAGCTTTCAGTGGATGTAAACACTCTAAAATGAAGGAGATAAAGAGTGCAGCCATGCAGCTATACAGTTTAATGCACAAGGCTTTTTTTATACAGAGACATTTTCAACTTAAGTTATAAAACATTCAAACAGCTCGCTACAAGAACTCTAGTTGATCAGATCTGCAGTAGGAGCTGCAAAGAAACTGTAGTTGTTAGTTTTTTCTGATGTTTACGGTCTAAACCATTTCCACTAAACTTATGAATATTTAGCATCGTTGCGCAATGAAGTATTGTGACCAGTGCACAAATCAGAGCTATGCTGATGAAATATCAATACCTTTAAATGAAAaagtgattttttattttttatttttattttttttaaactttgttgaTGAAGATGGTTAAAGTGATGACTATTCCCAAGTTGATAGGGAAAAAGAATCCCAGAAGTATTACAACCAAAAGTCTCACAAATGAGATTGAAATTGTTTGtcctttttgctgtttttctttctggcaAAGCACTTAATGTACAGTACTGAACTGAGATTCATGATTttctagtttgtttgtttttttgttatttttgttttttcagaaggaAATTTAATGGTACTTTGCCGTCTTTCCGTCTTTGCTTTTTGAGGATTTTGCTGTGATCTTTCCTAGAGTTTAAAAGTGTGCTGTTGTGAACTTTTTAATATGTACT
This Astatotilapia calliptera chromosome 7, fAstCal1.2, whole genome shotgun sequence DNA region includes the following protein-coding sequences:
- the pskh1 gene encoding serine/threonine-protein kinase H1 homolog, which produces MGCRNSKVLPEPPEDVKLDLVKKVDPQPQTDIYKHFIRGDGSGSKMGVAGGGAGDKAEITSPHQAQSHTATPTASAHLPKDLSELPDPQRRKVAKYRAKFDPRVTAKYEIKALIGRGSFSRVVRVEHKSTRQPYAIKMIETRYREGREVCESELCVLRRVRHTNIIQLMEVFETAERVYMVMELATGGELFDRIIARGSFTERDATRVLQMVLDGVKYLHTLGITHRDLKPENLLYYHPGPDSKIIITDFGLASSRKKGGECLMKTTCGTPEYIAPEILVRKPYTNAVDMWALGVISYILMSGTMPFEDDNRMRLYRQILKGKYSFSGEPWPSVSNLAKDFVERVLTVDPSERLTAGQALKHPWIVSMAASSSMKNLQRCISHNLLKRASSRCHSTKSSQSTRSSRSTKSNKARRVREKELRELNRRYQQQYDG